The Theobroma cacao cultivar B97-61/B2 chromosome 2, Criollo_cocoa_genome_V2, whole genome shotgun sequence genome includes the window CTTAGCTCTAAAACACTTAAGCCTATCTTGCTCCGTGGATTAGTACATTAATTACACGAACTAACTACCAACACTGATCAGTCTCCCAATTCCTACGACTACAATAACTTGAAAACTCGTATGCAGAAGCAGCTGCCTTTGTTGCAGATGTGAGAGGAGAGGAATGAAAGGGCCGGTTCCTCCTGTAAAGATCCCGGTCATAATTTGCACGTTTATCTGGGTCTGATAATGTAGAGTATGCTGCATGGATTTTCCTAAATTGATTAGCGGACATTTCTTTCTGATTGATGGACACAACATCAGGATGACACGTTCTTGCTAGTCTCCTATAGGCCGCCTTGATTTCGTTCCCGTTTGAGCTCATCGGAATCCCCAGAACCTCGTACAGTGATGTTGATGAAGCCATATTCAGTTCCAAGATACTTGGTTAAGTTTTTTCTCTCCAGGCTGTCTCAGGTTTTTCTGAAGAATAGACTTGGTGATAAGGCCAAAACTTTCAAACAGAGGAAGCTGATGGTTTTTGTGAGGTaacaaagattttgaaggGATGTGGGCTTTATATATAGCGGTGAGACATGTGATAAGTGGCtacccatttttctttttgaaaagcaatggCAACCGATTCAAGGTCGATCACGATTATGATTTGATAAATCCTTATTCAAAGGCTGCTGTCCCCTTGCTGAGTCAGCCTACTGTTATTTGGATAGGCTTACCCTCAGTGATTGGTCCCACTCCCACCTTCATCTCTGTCCCATCAATGCAGGAAATTTAGTGGTACATACTGATTTGTAGTTTTCTGCCATTGCAAGATGGACGTCAACTGCTTCACATGGGATTCCATCCAGTTTTTTCCAGTGTAAAATTCAACAACAcgtttaaagaaaaattttcttcGATATTTTTGGATGTGCCGAGACTTTTCTTACTTTCGAGACCTTTCTCTgatcatatttatatattgcagtaaatgaaaatttcactCAATGTTTTGGTTTGAAGGTggcccttttctttttgtagcAAGTCGAGGTGACCCTTTTTATATATCAACTAGTTGGACTTAGCTGTGATCCAATCGTCTTAACATGTGGAACGATCAAATGATGCATGGTTGAGTCATTCTGCATGCGATCATAGCTgtacttttcttgtttttgttttgcttttaatttgaataagaTGAATCCTTTTTTGTAACAGAAAGTCAATCTTTTGGGTGTTTTccttcaaatttgattttgaaaatgcaAACACCATCCATTAAACTAATACTACATCTAAAGCTATCAGCCTCGGGTCCAtatatactctgtttttgttctGCTCTCCCTGGAGATATAAGTAGCCTGCACATTTATCTGCAAATCATTTACAATCAAAATTGGGTTTCTGCCCATAGCATTTCGTGTTTCTTGTCTCAGCTTTCTAGGAATTCTAACAGAATCATCTGTCATCAAGGCATATTAACAAAAAACATTAACCGATTGATGAACACTTTAGGTTGCTCATGGTTTTGTCTTTCCCTCTTTGATTGATTTTACAACTGACAAGACATAATCAACAGGGTCTACATCCTTTCAATCTGTATGGGTTTTTTTGTCTTGTTACGTTTGTACTATAGCCCAAACCCAAGTCCCCACCACCTATTAATACTactattgttttataaaataaaatcgaTTGTTTTATCAGAGCTTTCAAAGTTTTTGGATTGATTTAAATGTCCTTGATTGAATCGGTTATGGGCAATGAATTTACATATTCTTTATCACAATCCTCCAAAGCATCTTGGCATTTCAAGTCTATAACCACCATTCAAACTAGATTTTTGTCATCCTCTGGAGTGGCTCTGTTACCCTTACGGCTGCAAGAGGGGTCCAAGACTTCGTTATCTCTCTCCGTTTCGTGTTCcctgataaattacagtttgaaGAAAGAGAATTGAAAAACATGAGTACTTAAATGGGCTGCAAAACCATTTCATCCAATTGGCACAAAAACCCAATTATTCCTCGTGGGCTTTGTGGGGAAAATAAATCGTCATGGGTAGTCAATGGCTTAGGTTTGcacccaaaaaaaaacttgGGTTATAGGCCTAAAGTCTTCTCTTTAGGCTCGATCCGATTCGGCCGAAACTGGGTTCAACGGTTCAAACCTTGCCGACTGGATTCCTTCTCCTTCATCTGTATGCAGCCTTCACCTGTACTGACCGTCGCTAAATTTCTCCACCCGCCAACAACTGACTacactttttgttttttttctggtctttttcaaaatttgatgctccaattttaatttttttagactCTTTTGGTGTGGGTTTTAATTTAGTAGCCTCTAATTTTCAGCTTGTTTCGGAGTTTCGCTTCACTTGATTGTATTGATGATGGCTATTCATTGATGATAAGATAAGAGGCATGATCGGGGTTGCATATACTGAGAAACTTTGAACTTGgtattgataatttaaaatgCTTTCGGAGCTTTGCTAATTTGttgatgataatgataatttgTTATTCATGAAGTTGTGTGTTTTTGGttcaattaaaagaaaaaaaaacatgaaaaagtTGATGGCAATGAAAATTGTTCGATAATTTTTCTGGGTgtcaagagaaaaaaactttttttttgtttcgaATCCGTCGTTCGAAGTTTCGAGCTAAAAAATGCCAAGCAagaagaggagaagaaaggaagagagacCCAAGATCCACCCAAGAAACAAATACTCCGACAACCCTCCCGATTTCGCTCTCTTAGCTTCTTTATACCCTTCGTTTAAAGACTTCGTCTTCTACAGTCGCGAAGGCCGACCCAGAATCGACTGGAGCGACTTCAATGCCACCCGCGAGCTCAGCCGCGTCCTTCTCCTTCACGACCATGGCCTCCACTGGTAAACCCCTCAGCTTGTTCCTTAAATATTGGCTTTTGgtttgcaattttttttttgtcaatttgaATTGCATTTTGACAGGTGGATTCCTGATGGGCAGCTCTGCCCTACAGTGCCCAACCGGTCCAACTACATCCATTGGATAGAAGATCTTCTCTCTTCTGACATTATTCCCAAAACTAACAGCAATGGAGATAATGTGAGGGGATTTGATATAGGAACTGGAGCCAATTGCATCTACTCTCTTCTTGGTGCGTCGCTTCTGGGCTGGAGTTTCGTTGCATCAGGTAACATCTTTTGGTTTTCCGCTGTCGTTTACTTAGTTACTATATTTATAATCCATCAATGTGCCATGTGATATTCCGGGTTGTTATAAACATTGCTAAACTTGATTGCAGATATGACTGATGTAGCGTTAGAATGGGCTGAGAGAAATGTGAAAAGCAATCCACATATTTCAGAATTAATTGAGATTAGAAATGCTAGATGTTCTCCAAACACCCCTACCTCCGAGGGGTTAAATAATGGTGAGTCTGTTTATTCTGAGGAAGGAGAAGGTTTGCTATCCTCTTCCATAGATATGCCAGCAAGTGAAGATAAGAGTTATCATGGGCCTCCCATCCTTCTTGATGTGGTAAGGGATGGGGAGAGGTTTGACTTCTGCATGTGCAATCCCCCATTTTTTGAAAGCATTGAGGAAGCGGGATTGAACCCAAAAACTTCTTGTGGTGGGACTCATGAGGAGATGGTTTGTCTTGGTGGAGAAAAGGCTTTTATTACTCGTATTATTGACGATAGTGTTGTGTTGAAGCTGTCCTTCCGGTATTATTATTGACATCTCCATCTCTCTTAGCTTAAGTTGTTCCCTTCACATAATGCTAACCTTTATGTTTGAGTTTGTGCTTAGGTGGTATACTTCAATGGTTGGAAGGAAAGTGAATCTCAAATTCCTAATATCAAAGCTTCGAGAGGTCGGAGTTACTATAGTCAAAACAACTGAGTTTGTCCAAGGCCAAACATGTCGATGGGGACTTGCTTGGTCCTTTGTGCCACCTGCCAAGAAGATAATTTCACCTCATGTGACTGAGAAGAATATGCTTTCTTTCATGCTTGAGGTTTGGCTCTTTTCTTTAGTTTGTCTTAACAGtgttaaatttcttttgtcTACAAGCTTATTTGGATTTATGTTGAAGATTCGGAGATATTACATGATTCTTATGTTTGGTTGATTGGCATTAAATGGATTACCTACATTTGATTTTCTGCCCTGTTTTAAGTTAGACCTTTATGCAGCTTAAAATTTAATAGTACAACTCAAAGCCAAACCCTAAAGGTTGTGAGTTTTGATGCTTAGAATATTAAAAGACATAAAATGAAATACATGTACTGACCTTCAGATTGGAATGAATCCAAGGTTCAAATTTATATTCACATTAGTCAAAACATGCACAAGCAAACATTGATTCTATCTATTATGCACCCACAGATGCTTGTATGgagatataaaataaatctttagGCCTTCTGTTGCCTTACTTTTATCTATATGTTTATATCATGTGttgcattttccttttcctagTTGTGTAAAATCTCTCAgttgaacttttcttttttgtaggGTCTTCAACGCCAGTTTGGTGCCATTCATGTATTGCAGTCAGTTGAATCCTTTTTCCATGCTGGCGGTGCATGTTGTAAATTGAATGCCTCTTCATTTACAGTTGATGTAAGAAATATTACTGTTCACTTATCATAggtctctttgattttttgtaattttgctCGTGCTTACATGCAgtaaaatctcattttaataGATTACTGCATCAACTGAGCAATGCAATGCTCTCCTGAACAATGAAGTAAAACATCTCGATGAAGTTGCTAGTTGCAGTGATGTGCAAGAGGCATCCTCAAACCTGTCCTTTCGTGTTTCAGTATGGTTACCTCCTTGCTTGGCTTGATAGAATAAGTCTGCAATTAAGACTCTATACATGAttgcaataattttttaacagGTTTTTCAGCAAATCCCAGGCACACTTCTTGTGAAAGGATCATTACAGCATAGAGATAGCCCACTCTCAGGTTCACTTATTGAGCTCCTAATCTTTATAGAATTCAATATTCTTACGATTGTGTTAAAATTTCTAATATGATGGTGTTCTGCGATGGTGTTCTGTCAGCTTAATTGACCATTcacaacattttttattttatcaaatatgaGTTGAACATATGACCATTAACTTGCATAATTCCTGtaattggttgaccaaatacTGAGGAAAGGAAAGTTCTTAGAACCTATTGCCTTTACCGGATTAGAAGACTTGTCTAGGTCAAGGCCTAATACTTATATCATGTTCAGTTCAAGTAGCCAGTTATAGAATGTGAAACTCTACTAGCAAGATACAGAATGTGAAATTTTAGCTCAATTTTCTCTCCAAGTATATTCTTCTCAGTTAAAAAGAAAGTCTAGAGAACTCACCTTAGTACCCAAATATTGGCCGTGTACAGAGTATTTTATCTCCCACCTCATCTATGTGAGTTGTCCTATGATAAACAAAGTTATTGATTTTCTTCATACCGTCTTCATCaatcttcaattttatttgatttctgGCCAGTCTGTTCTTTTAACTTGGTAGTATCTGTATGTTTCTTTTTAATCAGAAATATGAcgaatttttaatttgagatCACTCCTTATTGATGGCTTTGTGGCTATGATTTAAATCTACCATCCAAAATCTATAGTTACTCTGATATCATCAAATACCATTACTCTAGGCAATAcgattattaataaaaatttatgctGCTTACTGAAAACAATTGGTGAAGTTGTGAATATGCAATATAATGAACTGATGTGGGCTTAAAAGGGCTAGtcattttgataatttgaAGTTGGTTGTCCTATTCCCATCTCTACGATTTAAACTACATATTCAATATCATCAAGAATCACTAGCTTTGCACTCTTTCTTTTGCAGGATTGTTCTCCTCAATAATCCAACAGTTGGAGGATGCTTTGAGACGTAAATTTTGTAGAGAAAAGGCTGGCGCCAATTATTTGTAGACTCCAAACCTTATTCAGCAATGCAGCATTTAGATTTGATACATTTGAAGCTCATACTTAGGATAGGATCCAGTTCAGGTTCTGCCATGACACTGTCAATATCTGATCTTCGGGGTCTTACCTTCCATGGAATTT containing:
- the LOC18607581 gene encoding chaperone protein dnaJ 11, chloroplastic, whose protein sequence is MASSTSLYEVLGIPMSSNGNEIKAAYRRLARTCHPDVVSINQKEMSANQFRKIHAAYSTLSDPDKRANYDRDLYRRNRPFHSSPLTSATKAAASAYEFSSYCSRRNWETDQCW
- the LOC18607582 gene encoding methyltransferase-like protein 16 homolog isoform X2 codes for the protein MPSKKRRRKEERPKIHPRNKYSDNPPDFALLASLYPSFKDFVFYSREGRPRIDWSDFNATRELSRVLLLHDHGLHWWIPDGQLCPTVPNRSNYIHWIEDLLSSDIIPKTNSNGDNVRGFDIGTGANCIYSLLGASLLGWSFVASDMTDVALEWAERNVKSNPHISELIEIRNARCSPNTPTSEGLNNGESVYSEEGEGLLSSSIDMPASEDKSYHGPPILLDVVRDGERFDFCMCNPPFFESIEEAGLNPKTSCGGTHEEMVCLGGEKAFITRIIDDSVVLKLSFRWYTSMVGRKVNLKFLISKLREVGVTIVKTTEFVQGQTCRWGLAWSFVPPAKKIISPHVTEKNMLSFMLEGLQRQFGAIHVLQSVESFFHAGGACCKLNASSFTVD
- the LOC18607582 gene encoding methyltransferase-like protein 16 homolog isoform X1 → MPSKKRRRKEERPKIHPRNKYSDNPPDFALLASLYPSFKDFVFYSREGRPRIDWSDFNATRELSRVLLLHDHGLHWWIPDGQLCPTVPNRSNYIHWIEDLLSSDIIPKTNSNGDNVRGFDIGTGANCIYSLLGASLLGWSFVASDMTDVALEWAERNVKSNPHISELIEIRNARCSPNTPTSEGLNNGESVYSEEGEGLLSSSIDMPASEDKSYHGPPILLDVVRDGERFDFCMCNPPFFESIEEAGLNPKTSCGGTHEEMVCLGGEKAFITRIIDDSVVLKLSFRWYTSMVGRKVNLKFLISKLREVGVTIVKTTEFVQGQTCRWGLAWSFVPPAKKIISPHVTEKNMLSFMLEGLQRQFGAIHVLQSVESFFHAGGACCKLNASSFTVDITASTEQCNALLNNEVKHLDEVASCSDVQEASSNLSFRVSVFQQIPGTLLVKGSLQHRDSPLSGLFSSIIQQLEDALRRKFCREKAGANYL